In a single window of the Terrirubrum flagellatum genome:
- a CDS encoding carbohydrate ABC transporter permease produces MALRHVLLAAGAFFMLYPLLWMVASSFKPESAIFTDLSIIPHHLNPENYINGWNALQVSFSRFYWNSFLIAILVVIGNVMTCSLTAYAFARLKFRGRNILFALMMMTLMLPYHVTLIPQYVLFLNIGWVDTILPLVVPKFMAVDAFFIFLMVQFFRGLPRELDEAAKIDGCGPWRIYWMIILPLSKPVLATAAIFSFLWTWNDFFGPLIYLNDIANYTVPLALRAFVDSTGTSAWGQLFAMSTLALAPIFFFFLFFQRLIIKGVAMSGLKG; encoded by the coding sequence ATGGCGCTGCGCCATGTGCTGCTCGCGGCGGGCGCCTTCTTCATGCTCTATCCGCTGCTGTGGATGGTCGCGAGCTCGTTCAAGCCGGAATCGGCGATCTTCACCGATCTCTCGATCATTCCCCATCATCTCAATCCGGAGAATTACATCAACGGCTGGAACGCGCTGCAGGTCAGCTTTTCGCGCTTCTACTGGAACTCGTTCCTGATCGCGATCCTGGTCGTCATCGGCAATGTGATGACCTGCTCGCTGACCGCCTACGCTTTCGCGAGGCTGAAATTCCGCGGCCGCAACATCCTGTTCGCGCTGATGATGATGACGCTGATGCTGCCCTATCACGTCACCCTCATCCCGCAATATGTGCTGTTCCTGAATATCGGTTGGGTCGACACAATCCTGCCGCTCGTCGTGCCGAAATTCATGGCGGTCGACGCGTTCTTCATCTTCCTCATGGTGCAGTTCTTCCGAGGGCTGCCACGCGAACTTGACGAAGCCGCGAAGATCGACGGCTGCGGCCCCTGGCGCATCTACTGGATGATCATCCTGCCCCTGTCGAAGCCGGTGCTCGCGACCGCCGCGATCTTCTCGTTCCTGTGGACCTGGAATGATTTCTTCGGCCCGTTGATCTATCTCAACGACATCGCGAACTACACGGTGCCGCTCGCCCTGCGCGCATTTGTCGACTCGACCGGCACGTCGGCATGGGGTCAGCTCTTCGCCATGTCGACGCTTGCGCTCGCGCCGATCTTCTTCTTCTTCCTCTTCTTCCAGCGCCTCATCATCAAAGGGGTCGCCATGAGCGGCCTTAAGGGTTGA
- a CDS encoding Gfo/Idh/MocA family oxidoreductase: MTKKFGVAVVGLGIGAQHAEAYAKLPELFDLKAICDLDEKRGAENAKRFNVPNQFTDYPELLKLEGLDIVNICTPPNSHFDLISQALAAGKHAVCEKPLVGSLRDVDRLAELEKKSSGRVMPIFQYRFGNGLQKLKLLVDKGIAGQAFLTTIETSWFRGAEYYSVPWRGKWATEMGGVCLTQAIHSHDMLTYINGPISRVFARVATKVNPIEVEDCAAVSVEMANGSLATLSATLGASNQISRLRFVFRNLTAESNLDPYRPSRDPWTFTGPTPEAQAKIDVALKSFAPEPEFFVGQFQRMHQSLSDGSAPPVSLADARASLELITAIYHSARTTEPVAFPIGSGHPLYEGWLPTDRRAN, encoded by the coding sequence GTGACGAAGAAATTCGGCGTCGCCGTCGTCGGCCTCGGCATCGGCGCGCAGCATGCGGAAGCCTATGCGAAGCTGCCGGAGCTGTTCGATCTGAAGGCGATCTGCGATCTCGACGAGAAGCGCGGCGCCGAGAACGCCAAGCGCTTCAACGTTCCGAACCAGTTCACCGATTATCCCGAGCTTCTGAAACTCGAAGGGCTCGACATCGTCAATATCTGCACGCCGCCGAATTCACATTTCGATCTGATCTCGCAGGCGCTGGCTGCCGGCAAGCATGCGGTGTGCGAGAAGCCGCTCGTCGGCTCGCTGCGCGATGTCGACCGGCTCGCCGAGCTAGAAAAGAAGTCGTCCGGCCGCGTCATGCCGATCTTCCAATATCGGTTCGGCAACGGCCTCCAGAAACTGAAGCTGCTGGTCGACAAGGGGATCGCCGGCCAGGCGTTCCTGACCACGATCGAGACCTCATGGTTCCGTGGCGCTGAGTATTATTCGGTTCCCTGGCGCGGCAAATGGGCGACGGAGATGGGCGGCGTCTGCCTGACGCAGGCGATCCACTCCCACGACATGCTGACCTATATCAACGGCCCGATTTCGCGCGTGTTCGCGCGCGTCGCGACGAAGGTCAATCCGATCGAGGTCGAGGATTGCGCCGCGGTCTCGGTCGAGATGGCGAATGGTTCGCTTGCGACCCTGTCGGCGACGCTTGGCGCGTCGAACCAGATTTCGCGGCTGCGCTTCGTGTTCCGCAATCTCACCGCCGAGAGCAATCTCGATCCCTATCGCCCCTCGCGCGATCCCTGGACCTTCACGGGCCCGACGCCGGAAGCGCAGGCAAAGATCGATGTAGCGCTGAAGAGTTTTGCGCCGGAGCCCGAATTTTTCGTGGGCCAGTTCCAGCGCATGCATCAATCGCTAAGCGACGGATCGGCTCCGCCGGTGTCGCTGGCCGATGCGCGCGCTTCGCTGGAGCTGATCACGGCGATCTATCATTCCGCCCGCACGACGGAGCCGGTGGCGTTTCCGATCGGCTCCGGCCATCCGCTCTATGAGGGATGGCTGCCGACGGATCGTCGCGCGAACTGA
- a CDS encoding Gfo/Idh/MocA family oxidoreductase, which translates to MPQRSIKFAAIGLNHSHIYGQTRCLLNAGAELVAVHAIEDDLAKAYCEAFPQAKRAADKREILEDKSIQLVVSASIPDERAGTAIEVMRHGKDVMVDKPGLITFENLAEVKKTVKETKRIWSVCFSERFETASTERATQLVAQGAIGKVVQTVGLGPHALRNNPRPDWFFQRKRYGGVLADIAAHQCDQFLHFTGSKTAEVVASHIANHGNPETPELEDFGEVLLRGDGGTGYIRVDWFTPKGLGTWGDGRLVILGTDGYIELRKYIDIAGKPGGDHLFIVDNKETRHIDCAGTPLSYGPRLIADVLDRTETAMTQEHCFLAMELALQAEAKAVRVGGEA; encoded by the coding sequence ATGCCTCAGAGATCGATCAAATTCGCGGCCATCGGGCTGAACCATAGCCACATTTATGGCCAGACCCGCTGCTTGCTGAACGCCGGCGCCGAACTGGTCGCGGTCCACGCCATCGAGGATGATCTCGCCAAAGCCTATTGCGAAGCGTTTCCGCAGGCGAAGCGCGCAGCCGACAAGCGCGAGATTCTCGAAGACAAATCGATCCAGCTGGTCGTCAGCGCCTCGATTCCCGACGAGCGCGCGGGAACCGCGATCGAGGTCATGCGCCATGGCAAGGACGTCATGGTCGACAAGCCGGGCCTCATCACCTTCGAGAATCTCGCCGAAGTGAAGAAAACGGTGAAGGAGACCAAGCGCATCTGGTCGGTTTGTTTCTCCGAGCGCTTCGAGACGGCGTCGACCGAACGCGCGACGCAACTTGTGGCTCAGGGCGCGATCGGCAAGGTCGTGCAGACGGTTGGTCTCGGGCCCCACGCGTTGCGCAACAATCCGAGGCCCGACTGGTTCTTTCAGCGCAAGCGCTATGGCGGCGTGCTCGCTGATATCGCCGCACATCAGTGCGATCAGTTCCTGCATTTCACGGGATCGAAGACGGCCGAAGTCGTCGCGTCGCACATCGCCAACCACGGCAATCCCGAAACGCCCGAGCTTGAGGATTTCGGCGAGGTGCTTCTGCGCGGCGATGGCGGCACCGGCTATATCAGGGTCGACTGGTTCACGCCGAAAGGTCTGGGGACATGGGGCGACGGTCGCCTCGTGATTCTCGGCACTGACGGCTATATCGAGTTGCGCAAATATATCGACATCGCTGGCAAGCCGGGCGGCGATCATCTCTTCATCGTCGACAACAAGGAGACGCGTCACATCGACTGCGCGGGAACGCCGTTGAGCTACGGCCCGCGCCTGATCGCCGACGTGCTTGATCGGACCGAGACGGCGATGACGCAGGAGCACTGCTTCCTTGCGATGGAGCTTGCTCTGCAGGCGGAAGCGAAAGCTGTGCGCGTGGGAGGCGAGGCGTGA